The following coding sequences are from one Arthrobacter sp. 24S4-2 window:
- a CDS encoding helix-turn-helix transcriptional regulator, whose translation MGQSAEFGKFLKAMRSRLKPEDAGLPGTSAARRVPGLRREEIARLADVSTDYYTRLEQGRNIHPSRAVLDSVARALRLDSSEQAHMMDLLEHCAESQRPGVPAQGVRPGLRQLLDAVGDVPALVLGRRSDVLAGNRLAFLLFADFTALPAGERNLTRWLMLEPRARELFRDWKSVAAEAVGALRVDVGRHPNDAQANQLVGELAVHSEHFRQWWAGHRVATPSAGNLRLHHPVVGDLELNFENLVLPDDPDQVLRVFSAKPGSPSADSLTLLGSFGAGDAGAAPASTDSQRATQIADVSDAGGAS comes from the coding sequence ATGGGTCAGAGCGCCGAGTTTGGAAAATTCCTGAAGGCCATGCGGTCACGGCTGAAGCCGGAGGACGCCGGGCTGCCCGGGACCTCCGCAGCCCGGCGGGTCCCCGGGCTGCGCCGTGAGGAAATTGCCCGGCTGGCGGACGTCAGCACGGACTACTACACGCGCCTGGAGCAGGGCCGCAACATCCACCCGTCCCGGGCAGTGCTCGATTCCGTGGCGCGGGCGCTGCGCCTGGATTCCAGCGAGCAGGCACACATGATGGACCTCCTGGAGCACTGTGCGGAATCGCAGCGTCCGGGGGTTCCGGCCCAGGGCGTCCGGCCGGGGCTGCGTCAGCTTCTGGATGCGGTGGGTGATGTTCCCGCCCTGGTTTTGGGCCGCCGGAGTGACGTGCTGGCCGGCAACCGCCTGGCTTTCCTGCTGTTTGCCGACTTCACAGCGCTGCCGGCGGGGGAACGGAACCTGACGCGATGGCTGATGCTGGAGCCGCGTGCCCGGGAACTGTTTCGGGACTGGAAATCCGTCGCAGCCGAAGCGGTCGGTGCCCTCCGCGTTGACGTTGGCCGGCACCCCAACGATGCCCAGGCCAACCAGCTGGTGGGCGAGCTCGCGGTGCACAGCGAGCACTTCCGCCAATGGTGGGCGGGTCACCGGGTGGCGACGCCCTCGGCCGGCAACCTGCGGCTCCACCATCCCGTGGTGGGGGACCTGGAACTGAACTTTGAAAACCTGGTGCTGCCCGACGACCCGGACCAGGTGCTCCGGGTGTTTTCCGCGAAGCCCGGTTCGCCGTCGGCCGATTCCCTGACACTGCTGGGCAGCTTCGGCGCCGGAGACGCCGGTGCGGCGCCGGCATCCACCGACAGCCAACGGGCCACACAAATAGCTGATGTCAGCGACGCCGGCGGCGCTTCCTAA
- a CDS encoding aldo/keto reductase — MSQTHETTIPQLTLNNGVQIPQLGFGVFQVPPEETQRIVEDALEAGYRHIDTAAAYRNEAGVGAAIAASGIPREEIFITTKLRNGEQGTAHEAFQNSRKALGVEFVDLYLIHWPVPSQGLFTEAWKAMEKLYANSQVRAIGVSNFLPEHLDTLLPEAEVVPAVNQFEIHPTFQQQELAAKCRDLGIAVEAYSPLGQGADLNAAAVKALAAKYGATPAQVVLAWHLAQGTIVIPKSADSKRMRENLGAVAVGLSPAELTEITALESGARAGADPAVAAFSQM, encoded by the coding sequence ATGTCCCAGACGCATGAAACCACCATCCCGCAACTGACCCTCAACAACGGCGTTCAGATCCCGCAGCTCGGCTTCGGAGTGTTCCAGGTGCCGCCGGAAGAAACGCAGCGCATCGTCGAAGACGCGCTCGAGGCAGGCTACCGCCACATAGACACCGCCGCGGCCTACCGCAACGAGGCCGGCGTCGGTGCCGCCATCGCCGCATCGGGTATTCCGCGCGAGGAAATCTTCATCACCACCAAGCTGCGCAACGGCGAACAGGGCACTGCCCACGAGGCCTTCCAGAACAGTCGCAAGGCGCTCGGCGTCGAGTTCGTGGACCTCTATCTGATCCACTGGCCGGTGCCGTCGCAGGGGCTGTTCACCGAAGCCTGGAAGGCGATGGAGAAGCTGTACGCAAACAGCCAGGTCCGGGCCATCGGCGTCTCCAACTTCCTGCCGGAGCACCTGGACACGCTCCTCCCGGAAGCGGAGGTGGTCCCTGCCGTAAACCAGTTCGAAATCCACCCCACGTTCCAGCAGCAGGAACTGGCAGCCAAGTGCCGGGACCTAGGCATTGCCGTGGAGGCCTACAGCCCGCTCGGCCAGGGAGCAGACCTGAATGCCGCCGCGGTGAAAGCCCTGGCCGCCAAATACGGCGCCACGCCGGCCCAGGTCGTGCTCGCCTGGCACCTCGCCCAGGGCACCATCGTCATCCCCAAGTCAGCCGACTCGAAGCGGATGCGGGAGAACCTGGGGGCCGTCGCCGTCGGGCTTTCCCCCGCCGAACTCACCGAAATCACCGCCCTCGAGTCCGGTGCCCGCGCGGGCGCCGACCCCGCGGTCGCGGCCTTCAGCCAGATGTAG
- a CDS encoding aldo/keto reductase, translating to MQYTQLGRSGLKVSRLCLGTMNFGPQTEEAAAHSIMDSALESGINFFDTANVYGGSGRHGWTEEIIGRWFAQGGERRERTVLATKLYGTMTDRPNESKLSALNIRRALDASLKRLQTDYIDVYQFHHIDRNTPWDEIWQAMEVAVQQGKILYAGSSNFAGWHIAQAQEAASRRHFNGLVSEQSIYNLLTRNVELEVIPAAQQYGLGLIPWSPLHGGLLGGVLKKERNGVRRTEGRAAETLKKHHEQIRQYEDLADDLGHEPGDVALAWLLHQPAVTAPIVGPRTQEQLDAGIRALEVTLDADALKRLDDIFPGHRTAPEDYAW from the coding sequence ATGCAGTACACCCAACTGGGCCGTTCCGGCCTGAAAGTCTCCCGCCTGTGCCTGGGCACCATGAACTTCGGCCCGCAGACCGAGGAAGCCGCCGCGCATTCCATCATGGATTCCGCGCTGGAGTCCGGCATCAACTTCTTCGACACCGCCAACGTGTACGGCGGCTCGGGCCGCCACGGCTGGACCGAGGAAATCATTGGCCGCTGGTTCGCCCAGGGCGGCGAGCGCCGCGAACGCACCGTACTTGCCACCAAGCTCTACGGCACCATGACGGACCGGCCCAACGAATCCAAACTGTCCGCGCTGAACATCCGGCGTGCCCTGGATGCGAGCCTGAAGCGGCTGCAGACGGACTACATCGACGTCTACCAGTTCCACCACATCGACCGGAACACCCCGTGGGACGAAATCTGGCAGGCAATGGAGGTGGCCGTCCAGCAGGGCAAGATCCTCTACGCCGGCAGCAGCAACTTTGCCGGCTGGCACATCGCCCAGGCCCAGGAAGCGGCCTCGCGCCGTCACTTCAACGGCCTGGTCAGCGAGCAGTCCATCTACAACCTCCTCACGCGCAATGTGGAGCTGGAAGTCATCCCGGCCGCACAGCAGTACGGGCTGGGGCTGATCCCCTGGTCGCCGCTGCACGGCGGCCTGCTGGGCGGCGTGCTCAAGAAGGAGCGCAACGGCGTCCGCCGCACCGAAGGACGGGCGGCCGAGACGCTGAAGAAGCACCACGAACAGATCCGCCAGTACGAGGACCTGGCCGATGACCTCGGCCACGAACCCGGGGATGTCGCCCTCGCCTGGCTGCTGCACCAGCCCGCGGTCACCGCACCGATCGTCGGTCCGAGAACGCAGGAACAGCTCGACGCCGGCATCCGGGCACTGGAGGTAACGCTCGACGCCGACGCGCTCAAGCGGCTCGATGACATCTTCCCCGGCCACCGCACCGCCCCGGAAGACTACGCCTGGTGA